The following are from one region of the Chanos chanos chromosome 10, fChaCha1.1, whole genome shotgun sequence genome:
- the LOC115822740 gene encoding myotubularin-related protein 9 isoform X2, producing MEFSEHIKTANVEDVILRQPFRPSIKGTLCVTGHHLLFSDREEDSSWQLLLLLRNIDAIEKRITGSSGTITIKCKDLCVLHLDIPGMEQCLNIASSIEALSSFENIPEMYPFFHRPQDLSLEDTWGLSSTEEDFTHMQELVSKGYDRWRLSLVNSDFSICPSYPSAVIVPRSVDDETLVKAARFRQGGRFPVLCYYHSKNGMVIMRSSQPMTGANRKRCREDELLLQAVIDGSELGYIVDTRSSQQAQQARMTGGGFESKSCYSHWKRLHRHLERGKVLQESLIKLVEACGDQSHSMDRWLSKLENSKWLSHVHCTLSTAGLVAECVERDGHSVLVHGSDGTDTTLLVTTLAQLIVDPQSRTLRGFLRLLEKEWIQAGHPFQQRCAHSAYSHARLKQESPVFLLLLDCVWQLSRQFPLALEFNEMLLLRLAQEAYASDFGTFLCNCEQERCALGVKEKTHCLFQFLLRPSEREQFLNPLYEHTDLAIWPCVQPQSLHLWSGFFLRWTEHAQNMEEARQEIWTIVNQYREKAGVEETSQALSKHCEPLSVVENLMEELTVL from the exons ATGGAGTTTTCGGAGCATATTAAGACGGCGAATGTTGAAGATGTAATTCTGAGACAACCATTCCGTCCATCGATTAAGGGAACATTGTGTGTCACTGGCCACCACCTCCTGTTctctgacagagaagaggatAGTTCCTGGCAACTTCTGTTGCTTCTTCGAAACATCGATGCGATTGAGAAAAG GATAACGGGATCCTCTGGCACCATCACCATAAAGTGTAAGGATCTGTGTGTGCTACATCTGGACATTCCTGGTATGGAGCAGTGTCTGAACATTGCCAGCTCCATAGAG GCCCTGTCATCTTTTGAGAATATTCCAGAGATGTATCCATTCTTCCATAGACCTCAGGACCTCAGTCTAGAAGACACATGGGGCTTGTCTTCAACAGAGGAAGACTTCACCCATATGCAGGAGCTGGTGAGCAAGGGT TATGACAGATGGAGGTTGAGTCTTGTCAACTCAGATTTCTCCATCTGTCCTTCCTACCCCTCTGCAGTCATCGTTCCTCGTTCTGTAGACGACGAGACACTGGTGAAGGCAGCTAGATTCAGACAGGGGGGTCGATTTCCTGTCCTCTGCTACTACCACAGCAAGAATGGCATG GTGATCATGCGGAGCAGTCAGCCTATGACTGGAGCCAACAGGAAACGCTGTAGGGAGGACGAGCTCCTCCTCCAAGCTGTGATTGACGGCTCAGAGTTAGGTTACATTGTCGACACACGTTCCTCTCAGCAAGCTCAGCAAGCCAGAATGACAGGCGGTGGGTTTGAATCCAAGTCCTGTTACAGCCACTGGAAGAGGCTGCATCGCCACttagagag ggGTAAAGTACTGCAGGAGAGTTTGATTAAGCTGGTGGAGGCCTGTGGTGATCAGTCTCACAGTATGGACCGCTGGCTCAGTAAGCTGGAGAATTCCAAATGGCTCTCTCATGTCCACTGCACTTTGTCAACAGCAGGTCTAGTTGCAGAGTGTGTGGAGAG GGATGGTCACTCTGTACTCGTTCATGGGTCTGATGGCACGGACACCACACTGTTGGTGACCACTTTGGCTCAGCTCATCGTGGATCCACAGTCACGCACCCTCAGGGGGTTCCTGAGATTGCTGGAGAAAGAGTGGATTCAG GCAGGTCATCCCTTCCAGCAGCGCTGTGCCCACTCTGCCTACTCCCACGCTCGGTTAAAGCAGGAGAGCCCGGTCTTCCTACTGCTGCTGGACTGTGTGTGGCAGCTGAGCCGTCAGTTTCCATTGGCCCTGGAGTTCAATGAGATGCTGCTGCTGCGACTTGCCCAGGAAGCCTATGCCTCTGACTTTGGCACCTTCCTCTGTAACTGTGAACAGGAACG GTGTGCTTTAGGAGTGAAGGAGAAGACTCACTGTTTGTTCCAGTTTCTCCTGAGacccagtgagagagagcagtttttgAATCCTTTGTATGAGCACACAGACCTGGCCATCTGGCCCTGTGTCCAGCCTCAGTCTCTACACCTCTGGAGTG GCTTCTTTCTCAGATGGACAGAGCATGCTCAGAATATGGAAGAGGCTCGACAAGAGATCTGGACCATTGTGAATCAGTACCGGGAGAAAGCTGGAGTTGAGGAGACCAGCCAAGCGCTAAGCAAACACTGTGAACCTTTAAGTGTTGTTGAGAACCTAATGGAAGAGCTGACAGTACTGTGA
- the LOC115822740 gene encoding myotubularin-related protein 9 isoform X1: MEFSEHIKTANVEDVILRQPFRPSIKGTLCVTGHHLLFSDREEDSSWQLLLLLRNIDAIEKRITGSSGTITIKCKDLCVLHLDIPGMEQCLNIASSIEALSSFENIPEMYPFFHRPQDLSLEDTWGLSSTEEDFTHMQELYDRWRLSLVNSDFSICPSYPSAVIVPRSVDDETLVKAARFRQGGRFPVLCYYHSKNGMVIMRSSQPMTGANRKRCREDELLLQAVIDGSELGYIVDTRSSQQAQQARMTGGGFESKSCYSHWKRLHRHLERGKVLQESLIKLVEACGDQSHSMDRWLSKLENSKWLSHVHCTLSTAGLVAECVERDGHSVLVHGSDGTDTTLLVTTLAQLIVDPQSRTLRGFLRLLEKEWIQAGHPFQQRCAHSAYSHARLKQESPVFLLLLDCVWQLSRQFPLALEFNEMLLLRLAQEAYASDFGTFLCNCEQERCALGVKEKTHCLFQFLLRPSEREQFLNPLYEHTDLAIWPCVQPQSLHLWSGFFLRWTEHAQNMEEARQEIWTIVNQYREKAGVEETSQALSKHCEPLSVVENLMEELTVL, translated from the exons ATGGAGTTTTCGGAGCATATTAAGACGGCGAATGTTGAAGATGTAATTCTGAGACAACCATTCCGTCCATCGATTAAGGGAACATTGTGTGTCACTGGCCACCACCTCCTGTTctctgacagagaagaggatAGTTCCTGGCAACTTCTGTTGCTTCTTCGAAACATCGATGCGATTGAGAAAAG GATAACGGGATCCTCTGGCACCATCACCATAAAGTGTAAGGATCTGTGTGTGCTACATCTGGACATTCCTGGTATGGAGCAGTGTCTGAACATTGCCAGCTCCATAGAG GCCCTGTCATCTTTTGAGAATATTCCAGAGATGTATCCATTCTTCCATAGACCTCAGGACCTCAGTCTAGAAGACACATGGGGCTTGTCTTCAACAGAGGAAGACTTCACCCATATGCAGGAGCTG TATGACAGATGGAGGTTGAGTCTTGTCAACTCAGATTTCTCCATCTGTCCTTCCTACCCCTCTGCAGTCATCGTTCCTCGTTCTGTAGACGACGAGACACTGGTGAAGGCAGCTAGATTCAGACAGGGGGGTCGATTTCCTGTCCTCTGCTACTACCACAGCAAGAATGGCATG GTGATCATGCGGAGCAGTCAGCCTATGACTGGAGCCAACAGGAAACGCTGTAGGGAGGACGAGCTCCTCCTCCAAGCTGTGATTGACGGCTCAGAGTTAGGTTACATTGTCGACACACGTTCCTCTCAGCAAGCTCAGCAAGCCAGAATGACAGGCGGTGGGTTTGAATCCAAGTCCTGTTACAGCCACTGGAAGAGGCTGCATCGCCACttagagag ggGTAAAGTACTGCAGGAGAGTTTGATTAAGCTGGTGGAGGCCTGTGGTGATCAGTCTCACAGTATGGACCGCTGGCTCAGTAAGCTGGAGAATTCCAAATGGCTCTCTCATGTCCACTGCACTTTGTCAACAGCAGGTCTAGTTGCAGAGTGTGTGGAGAG GGATGGTCACTCTGTACTCGTTCATGGGTCTGATGGCACGGACACCACACTGTTGGTGACCACTTTGGCTCAGCTCATCGTGGATCCACAGTCACGCACCCTCAGGGGGTTCCTGAGATTGCTGGAGAAAGAGTGGATTCAG GCAGGTCATCCCTTCCAGCAGCGCTGTGCCCACTCTGCCTACTCCCACGCTCGGTTAAAGCAGGAGAGCCCGGTCTTCCTACTGCTGCTGGACTGTGTGTGGCAGCTGAGCCGTCAGTTTCCATTGGCCCTGGAGTTCAATGAGATGCTGCTGCTGCGACTTGCCCAGGAAGCCTATGCCTCTGACTTTGGCACCTTCCTCTGTAACTGTGAACAGGAACG GTGTGCTTTAGGAGTGAAGGAGAAGACTCACTGTTTGTTCCAGTTTCTCCTGAGacccagtgagagagagcagtttttgAATCCTTTGTATGAGCACACAGACCTGGCCATCTGGCCCTGTGTCCAGCCTCAGTCTCTACACCTCTGGAGTG GCTTCTTTCTCAGATGGACAGAGCATGCTCAGAATATGGAAGAGGCTCGACAAGAGATCTGGACCATTGTGAATCAGTACCGGGAGAAAGCTGGAGTTGAGGAGACCAGCCAAGCGCTAAGCAAACACTGTGAACCTTTAAGTGTTGTTGAGAACCTAATGGAAGAGCTGACAGTACTGTGA
- the tdh2 gene encoding L-threonine dehydrogenase 2: MLSGVRVCTPATALFRSFCQGCRSRASGCQRPGRAMSWSPRQISQWNSDESSDPPPSETPRVLITGGLGQLGVGLARMLRQQYGTENVILSDIKKPPTEVFKSGPFVYADVLDFKNLRELVVNNRITWLVHYSALLSAVGEANVSLARTINITGLHNVLDLALENCLRLFVPSTIGAFGPSSPRDPAPDLCVQRPRTIYGVSKVHGELMGEYLHHKYGLDFRCLRYPGIISVNTKPGGGTTDYAVQIFHDALSTGHHECYLRPDTRLPMMHIADCHRATIEFMQAPEYQLSLRTYNISAMSFTPEELVEEIRKHLPHLKVTYNPDPVRQNIADSWPVRFDDSNARRDWGWQPAYGLPELVTDMLNTIREKRTNAGLSTS, encoded by the exons ATGTTATCGGGCGTGCGGGTGTGTACGCCCGCCACAGCTCTCTTTAGATCATTCTGTCAAGGCTGCCGCAGCAGGGCTAGTGGCTGTCAACGGCCTGGGCGAGCAATGAGTTGGTCGCCCCGGCAGATTAGTCAGTGGAACAGCGACGAATCCTCCGACCCACCTCCGTCGGAAACTCCACGGGTTCTCATCACAG GTGGTCTTGGACAGCTTGGCGTAGGATTGGCACGAATGCTGAG GCAGCAGTACGGGACAGAAAACGTGATCCTGTCGGACATCAAGAAGCCTCCCACAGAAGTGTTTAAGAGTG GTCCATTTGTGTATGCGGATGTGCTGGACTTTAAGAACCTGAGGGAGCTGGTGGTTAACAATCGTATCACCTGGCTTGTGCATTACAGCGCTCTACTCAGTGCTGTTGGGGAAGCAAATGTGAGCCTGGCCCGCACCATTAACATCACAG GTCTTCATAACGTGCTGGACCTAGCCCTGGAGAATTGTTTGCGTCTCTTTGTTCCCAGCACCATTGGTGCATTCGGACCCTCATCACCTCGAGACCCTGCACCTGACCTCTGTGTACAGAGGCCACGAACCATATACGGAGTGTCTAAAGTCCATGGAGAGTTGATGGGGGAG TACCTCCACCACAAGTATGGCTTGGATTTCCGTTGCTTACGATACCCTGGCATCATCTCAGTCAACACCAAACCAGGAGGTGGAACAACAG ACTACGCCGTTCAGATATTTCATGATGCTCTCAGCACCGGTCACCACGAGTGCTATTTGCGTCCGGACACACGACTTCCCATGATGCACATTGCTGACTGTCATCGGGCTACAATAGAGTTTATGCAGGCACCAGAGTATCAGCTGTCGCTGCGCACCTACAACATTTCTGCCATGAGCTTCACCCCCGAGGAGTTGGTAGAAGAGATCCGTAAACACCTCCCCCACCTGAAAGTTACCTACAACCCTGACCCAGTCCGTCAAAACATCG CGGATAGTTGGCCTGTGAGGTTTGATGACTCCAATGCACGGAGAGACTGGGGTTGGCAACCAGCATATGGACTTCCTGAGCTGGTCACAGACATGCTCAACACCATTCGTGAAAAGAGGACCAACGCTGGCCTGTCTACCAGCTAG
- the fam167b gene encoding protein FAM167B isoform X2, protein MEFRELGAEENSEGDTEDLDNVKALTEKLKLQTRRPSYFEWKERLQNRPWTGDVLKDGITCPTVRNICGFDTIDDALEWLRNELREMQLQDNRLARQLIRLRGEIHQLKVEQVCHRHKEMLDDATYELEECGEESDLLCDIPLKAAFALSTPLKHLGLTKMNINSRRFSLC, encoded by the exons ATGGAGTTCAGAGAGCTTGGGGCAGAAGAAAATTCAGAGGGAGATACAGAGGATTTGGACAACGTGAAAGCTCTAACGGAGAAACTCAAATTACAAACTCGCAGACCGTCATattttgaatggaaagaaaggtTGCAAAACCGACCGTGGACAGGAGAT GTACTGAAGGATGGCATTACTTGTCCAACCGTTCGGAACATTTGTGGCTTTGACACAATTGATGATGCCCTTGAGTGGCTTAGAAATGAACTG AGGGAAATGCAGCTACAGGATAACCGTCTGGCTCGACAGCTTATCAGACTAAGAGGTGAGATCCACCAGCTGAAAGTGGAGCAGGTATGTCATCGTCACAAAGAGATGCTGGACGATGCCACTTATGAGCTAGAGGAATGTGGTGAGGAGTCCGACCTTCTGTGCGACATCCCTCTAAAGGCTGCCTTTGCCCTGTCCACACCACTCAAACACCTGGGACTCACCAAAATGAACATCAACTCCCGACGGTTCTCACTGTGCTAG
- the fam167b gene encoding protein FAM167A isoform X1, with the protein MEFRELGAEENSEGDTEDLDNVKALTEKLKLQTRRPSYFEWKERLQNRPWTGDAQGSNINIDSKENNPELSEVLKDGITCPTVRNICGFDTIDDALEWLRNELREMQLQDNRLARQLIRLRGEIHQLKVEQVCHRHKEMLDDATYELEECGEESDLLCDIPLKAAFALSTPLKHLGLTKMNINSRRFSLC; encoded by the exons ATGGAGTTCAGAGAGCTTGGGGCAGAAGAAAATTCAGAGGGAGATACAGAGGATTTGGACAACGTGAAAGCTCTAACGGAGAAACTCAAATTACAAACTCGCAGACCGTCATattttgaatggaaagaaaggtTGCAAAACCGACCGTGGACAGGAGATGCACAGGGTTCAAATATAAACATAGACAGCAAAGAGAATAACCCTGAGCTGTCGGAGGTACTGAAGGATGGCATTACTTGTCCAACCGTTCGGAACATTTGTGGCTTTGACACAATTGATGATGCCCTTGAGTGGCTTAGAAATGAACTG AGGGAAATGCAGCTACAGGATAACCGTCTGGCTCGACAGCTTATCAGACTAAGAGGTGAGATCCACCAGCTGAAAGTGGAGCAGGTATGTCATCGTCACAAAGAGATGCTGGACGATGCCACTTATGAGCTAGAGGAATGTGGTGAGGAGTCCGACCTTCTGTGCGACATCCCTCTAAAGGCTGCCTTTGCCCTGTCCACACCACTCAAACACCTGGGACTCACCAAAATGAACATCAACTCCCGACGGTTCTCACTGTGCTAG